A window from Dissulfurirhabdus thermomarina encodes these proteins:
- a CDS encoding flavodoxin family protein produces the protein MPKVLVLYYSKGGHTRKLAEAVARGVAEGGGEPVLRSTAEVTRSDFEAAAGVIAGSPVYFGVMAADLKRVFDEFVGLRRRMEGKVGAAFATGGHPTGGKETTILSILQCMLIYGMIIVGDPLDASGHYGVGCVGEPDATAEADAAKLGARVAALCRKLHG, from the coding sequence ATGCCGAAGGTCCTGGTGCTCTACTACTCCAAGGGCGGCCACACCCGGAAGCTGGCCGAGGCCGTGGCCCGCGGCGTGGCCGAGGGCGGCGGCGAACCGGTGCTCCGGAGCACCGCCGAGGTCACACGCTCCGACTTCGAGGCGGCCGCCGGCGTCATCGCCGGTTCCCCGGTCTACTTCGGGGTCATGGCCGCGGACCTCAAGCGGGTCTTCGACGAGTTCGTGGGCCTGCGGCGCCGGATGGAAGGCAAGGTGGGCGCCGCCTTCGCCACCGGCGGCCATCCCACCGGGGGCAAGGAGACCACCATCCTCTCCATCCTCCAGTGCATGCTGATCTACGGCATGATCATCGTGGGCGACCCCCTGGACGCCTCCGGCCACTACGGGGTGGGCTGCGTGGGCGAGCCGGACGCGACCGCGGAGGCCGACGCCGCCAAGCTGGGGGCCCGGGTCGCGGCGCTCTGCCGGAAGCTCCACGGGTAG